TTCCTTTTAGCTCTGTTAGCTCAGCATGAGAGGCTTGGGCTAAACCACGCAGGTCTCCAAACCTGGCTAACAAGCGCTGAGCCAGCTGATGAGCCGTCTCTTGTTCCCTGCCTGTCCGCAGTAAAATGGCAAGAAGTTCAGTATCAGACAGATGGACTGCTCCTTCGCGAAGCAGTCGTTCACGTGGACGGTCATAGTAAGGGACGTTTTTCAACAGCATTTTGTTACAGGTATTTGTTGCCATTTCATATCCGCCTCCAGCCATATTCACATTATCGAAAACGGCTGACATGGAGAGGTTCATGGAGGCATATGGCCGTCGCCGCTTGCTTCAAGCATGACAACTTTACAATATTGGCATCCCAAAACGTGTCAAAAGAGTAGACGTCAGGCCTAACGGAAGACCAACAACAGTGAAGTAGTCACCGTTTATTCCTTCCACGATCGTGGCTCCAATACCCTGAATGGCGTATGAGCCCGCTTTATCCATCGGCTCACCTGTCGCAATGTACGACTTGATTTCTTGCTCTGTTAAAGCTCGAATTCTTACATGTGTAAGACTATGTGAGACTTCCGCACGGCCTGTCTCCACATCTATCAAGGCGACTCCACTATAAACGGTGTGCTCTTGCCCCTGGAGCATGGACAGCATACGATATGCGTCCATTTCATCAACAGGCTTGCCCAGTATTTGGTCATCAAGAACGACTACCGTATCAGATCCTAAAACGACGCCTTCCGTCAAGCGAGAAGCCACTTCCTTGGCCTTGCGCAAAGACAATTCTTCTACTACTTCGCTCGCAGATAAATGCTCTGCTGTCGTCTCATCTACATCACTGGTGATGACGGTAAATGATAAGCCTAAAGTTTGCAGAAGCTCCCTTCGACGCGGCGAAGATGAAGCCAGAATGAGAGGAACATTTTTTTTCGTCATTTTTCAACCTACTTTATTCGTCGATGTATCCAAAATGCGAGGGCTAAGCCTCCGATACTGGCTAGATTTAGTTTTACCTGAAAGTTCAGTTCGTACTTCAAAATTTCTAAATCTGCCGCAGGCGACCAAGTAATCTCTTTGCTCTTGGTCAAAAAAGGTAGCCAGGGACTTAAAATCTCCCCGATAATGCTGCCAAACAAAAGACCACTCACCAACAGAAACACGAGAGTAAGCGTTTCTTTCCCCATTTTCCCAACTCCCTTTTTATAAGGGATTCTCTTTTTGCCAAACATAAGTTTAGCAAATGGGGAGAAGCGAAACAATCCCTGATTGCTCTTGGTAGTTACTGTATAGAAAGAAAAAGCCTCCTGCAAGAAAACCTTGCGGAAGACCATATAAACATACATTTATGTGGATGAACGTGCGTTTTGAATCCAACTTGCGTAGCTCTCGAAAAAGGCAAGGACCCCCGCCTGTACTTGCCACGCATAGGATTCGGCGCTTTCCACCTTTTTGCCGACGCTCGCTTCTGCCATTTTGTCCCTGGCTGCCAGCGCTTGATTCACCCCATTTACCATCCCGTCAAGCAATGGCTTCCAGGCTTCCTTGGCTTCGATTTTACGGCTTTCCTCCAGAAATTGGCGGTGAATTTCTTTGATTTGTGCCGTTTCTTTTTCCGTTGGCGAAAGTTGACCCGTCGTAATAATCAGCCCTGATTGTGCCGAAAGGGTTTGGACGAGTTTGACTCCGTGGGTGAAAAAGGCATTCAGGTTAGGTTCACCAGATGCGTTGGCCGCTTTTCCGACAGGGACAGACCCTTCAAAAGCGGGAAAGGAAAATTCCTTGACGTATATATCCATACCTTTGTTTTTCAGGTTGGTGGCAAAGCCTAGCACAGCATCTCTTGTGGGAGCAGCGGCAGCGAACATGTACTGCTTGCTTGCGTCCTTATAAAGCAAATGAGGAACCCCCGCACTCTCCAGTGGTTCTACAGCTGTTTGCGGCGATGTATCCGGCTGGAATACTCCTGCCTGTGCAACGTACATGTTTACGGCTGGCAGTTGTAAAGCTATCACTTTTTGACCCATTACGTTGCCATTCTTCGGCATCTCTTGCGTCGGCTGGCCTGCATTAGGCAAAGCGGGACCTGCCACGCCATTTTTCCCAGCCGTATGTTGAGTGCCTGCACCCGGCGTGGTCAGTGTCTGAACCGTTTCACTCAGAACGTTACCGTAAGACTCGGAAAACTCCTTTTGGGAAAAGACCGTCAAAACAAGAAATCCGAACAAGAGGCCAATTGCTACAGCCCCACCTGTTGTTACAGTCGTGCGCCAAAAGGGTCCCTTTGGCCATAACGCTGCGAGCCGACTCACCGGACTACTCCTGTATCCCTTCTCTTCGGTATCGTCGAAGGAATATTCGGATTCAACGGCGTCGTTTGACTTCTGATCAATTTCATCGTTCGGCTTCGTTTCTTTCACGGCAGCTCCACGTAGCTGCATCATGCGTTCCCATGCTTCGTTGCCCTTCTCTTTAAACGGGTCAGTAAACGGCAAGGAAGGAGCTTGAAAACGAATGCGTGGCGTATCATCCTTTGGGGTGCGCTTTCTACTTGCTTCCTTTGGTTTGTCGTCCCGCTTTTCATCCCAGAACCTTCCGTTCATTTTGACCGTTACACGATTTTTATTTTGTCCGCTCATACGCTTGCCCTCCTAGTCACAGGCTCTTTGTACTAGCTTACGTTTTGCTCGGACGGGTTATGACTTCTATCTAGGGATTCTAGTAAATTTGTTCTTTCTACTACTTTTCCCCATGCCATTTCAAGAGGCTTCACTCACATACAAAACGACAGCTAACCCAATCG
The window above is part of the Brevibacillus antibioticus genome. Proteins encoded here:
- a CDS encoding Maf family protein, coding for MTKKNVPLILASSSPRRRELLQTLGLSFTVITSDVDETTAEHLSASEVVEELSLRKAKEVASRLTEGVVLGSDTVVVLDDQILGKPVDEMDAYRMLSMLQGQEHTVYSGVALIDVETGRAEVSHSLTHVRIRALTEQEIKSYIATGEPMDKAGSYAIQGIGATIVEGINGDYFTVVGLPLGLTSTLLTRFGMPIL
- a CDS encoding DUF4321 domain-containing protein is translated as MGKETLTLVFLLVSGLLFGSIIGEILSPWLPFLTKSKEITWSPAADLEILKYELNFQVKLNLASIGGLALAFWIHRRIK